The stretch of DNA ATGTCCAGGGCGGGCGCGTTCTGGTGCGGGTGGACTACAACGTGCCCGTCAAGGACGGCGCGGTGCAGGACCGCACCCGCGTCACGGCGAGCCTGACCACCCTGCGCGAGCTGCTGGACGGCGGCGCGAGCGTCGTCCTGATGAGCCACTTCGGGCGGCCCAAGAGTGGCCCGGAGGCGAAGTACAGCCTGGGGCCGGTCGCCCCCGTGCTGGAGGATGAGCTGGGGCGGCCGGTGCGCTTCATCGCCAGCCTGCCGGGCAGCGACGAGACGCTGGAGGCGGTGCGGCAACTCCAGCCCGGCGAGGTCGCGCTGCTGGAGAACGTGCGCTTCGAGGCGGGCGAGGAGAAGAACGACCCCGCGCTCAGCGAGCGGCTGGCCAGGTTGGGCGACGCCTTCGTGCTGGACGCCTTCGGAAGCGCCCACCGCGCCCACGCGTCGGTGAGCGGGGTGGCGGCGCTCCTCCCCCACGCGGCGGGGCGGCTGCTTCAGCGCGAGGTGGAGGCGCTCTCGCGGCTGACGGAGAATCCGGAATCGCCCTACGTGGTCATCATCGGCGGGGCCAAGGTCAGCGACAAGATCAAGGTGATCGAGAACCTGCTGCCGAAGGTCGACCGGATGCTGATCGGCGGCGGGATGATGTTCACCTTCATCAAGGCGCGGGGCGGGCAGATCGGGAACAGCTTGGTGGAGGACGATCAGGTGGAGTACGCGCGGGGGCTGCTGGCGGAGTACGGCGAGAAGCTGACGCTCCCGACCGATGCCGTGGCCGCCGACCGGTTCGCCGCCGACGCGCAGACCCAGGTGGTGCCCGCCGACCAGATTCCCGACGGCTGGATGGGCCTGGATATTGGCCCGGATACGGTTCGGGCGTATGCCGAGGCGCTCCAGGGGGCGAAGACCGTCTTCTGGAACGGGCCGATGGGCGTGTTCGAGTTCGGGGCGTTCGCGGCGGGAACCAATGCGGTCGCGGCGGTGGTCGCGGGCCTGAAGGATCAGGCCTATACCGTGGTGGGCGGCGGCGACTCGGTCAGCGCGATCAACCAGAGTGGCCGCGCCGAGCAGATCGATCACATCAGCACGGGCGGCGGGGCCAGCCTGGAACTGCTCGAGGGCAAAGCGCTGCCCGGCGTGGAGGCGATGAAATGACGGCTGCACCTGTGGGGCCGCGCACGCTGCTCGCCCTGAACTGGAAGATGAACAAGACCCCCACCGAGGCCCGCGCGTGGGGCCGGGAGCTGGCCGGGGAGTACCGCCGGGGGACGGCGGAAGTGGCGGTGATGGCCCCGGCGATCAGCCTTTACGGGCTGAAGGAAGCGCTGCCCGGCGGCGTGGACATCGGCGGGCAGGATGTCAGTGCCCACGAGTCGGGAGCCTATACGGGCGAGATCAGCGCGGCGATGCTGCGGGATGCCGAATGCACCTACGTCATCGTGGGCCACTCCGAGCGCCGCGAATACCACGGCGAGACGGACGCGGAGGTGGCGGCCAAGGCGCGGCAGGCGCAGGCGCATGGCCTGACCCCCATCGTCTGCGTGGGCGAGGGCCTGGACGTGCGCGAGCGCGGCGAACATGTGGCGCACACGCTGGGGCAACTGCGCGGCAGCCTGGACGGTGTGGACGAGCGCGTCGTGGTCGCCTACGAGCCCGTCTGGGCCATCGGCACCGGCAAGACGGCCACCGCTGGGGACGCCGAGGAGATGGCCGCCGCCATCCGGGGCGCTCTGCGTGAGCAATACGGCGACCTCGCGGACGGCCTGCGCGTGCTGTATGGCGGCAGCGTCAAGCCGGACAATGTGGCGTCCATCTGCGGGCAGCCCAACGTCAACGGGGCACTGGTCGGCGGCGCGAGCCTGAAGGTGCCCGACGTGCTGGGGATGTTGGCGGCGCTGGAATAACGAAGTGGGGAGGTCCGCCTCCCCTTCCTATAATGGATATAAGTGAAAGGTTTCACGATAGTCTTGGTCGTGAAATTTTTGCCCACATCGTACATTTGCCTTTTTCAGTAGCTCTGGCCGCGCCCCTATACTTCCCCTCGTGACTTTGACGAGCAGCATTGGTGACCTGCGGCAGCATGTGGGCGAGACGGTAACTCTCAGTGCCTGGCTGACCGACAAGAGTGGCAAGGGCAAGATTCAGTTTTTGAAACTACGCGACGGCACGGGTTTCGTGCAGGCGACCGTGTTCAAGAATGACGTGCCCGAGGAGGTCTTCGAGTCGGCCAAGCGGCTCACGCAGGAGCAGGCGATCACGCTCGTGGGCGAGGTCCGGGCCGACGAGCGGGCGCCCGGTGGGGTGGAACTCGCGGTGCGGGACCTCTCCCCCATCTCCGAGAACCGGGACGAGTACCCCATCACGCCGAAGGAACACGGGATCGAGTTCCTGCTTGACCAACGGCACCTGTGGCTGCGGCACCGTCGGCCGTGGGCGGTCGTGCGCGTGCGCGACAGCGTGCAGCGGGCCGTGATCGACTTCTTCCACGGGGAGGGGTTCGTGCGCTTCGACGCCCCCTTCTTCACGCCGAACGCGGCCGAGGGCACGACCGAGCTGTTTGAGATCGACTTGTTCGGGGAGGACAAGGCCTACCTCTCGCAGACGGGGCAACTGCACGCCGAGGCGGGCGCGCTGGCATTCGGCAAGGTCTACACCTTCGGGCCGACCTTCCGCGCGGAAAAGAGCAAGACGCGGCGGCACCTGCTGGAGTTCTGGATGGTGGAGCCGGAGGTCGCGCCCAGCAACCACGCCGAGAACATGGCCCTGCAGGAGCGGCTGGTGAGCTTCATCGTGCGGCGGGTGCTGGAGGAGTGCCCGGCGGAACTGGCGCTGCTGGGCCGCGACGTGGAAAAGCTGCGGGGCGCCGCCGAGGGGAACTACCCCCGCGTCACCTACACCGAGGCGCTGGAGATTATCCGGCGGCATATCGAGGAGGGCGACCTGCCGGACAATGTGCAGGAAGGTGTGCAGCCGGTGGAGTGGGGCGACGACCTGGGTGCCCCGCACGAGACGATTCTGGGCCACCACTTCGACCGACCCGTGATGGTCGAGCGGTACCCGGCGGCGATCAAGGCCTTTTACATGCAACCCGACCCGGAGGACGGGCGGCTGGCCCTCTGCGACGACATGATCGCGCCGGAGGGCTACGGCGAGATTATCGGCGGCTCGGAGCGCATCCATGACTACGACCTGCTCAGGAGCCGCATCGAGCACGAGGGACTGCCGCTGGAGGCCTTCGACTGGTACCTCGACCTGCGGCGCTACGGCTCGGTGCCGCACGCGGGCTTCGGCATGGGGCTGGAGCGGGTGATTGCGTGGATCACCGGAATTGACCATATCCGCGAGGCGATTCCCTTCCCGCGCATGTTGACGCGGATGACGCCCTGAAGGTGGCTGGCCGGGGACGCCCCCCGGCTTCTTTGCTCGTCAATAAGTGAATGTATTCACGATAGCTCTGGTCGTGAAATTTTTGCCGCGCTCTTATTTTTAGGCTGCGCTAGATTGATTCCATGATCGCGTACTGCGAAGTGAGCGCCTTTACCGACACGCCGGGCTCCGGCAACCGGGCGGGGGTGGTGCTGGACGCGGACGGGCTGAGCGAGGGGCAGATGCAGGCGCTGGCGGCCTTTCTGGGCGTGCCGGAGACGGTGTTCGTGACCCGCTGGGGGGACGGCACGGCGCGGGTGCGGTACTTCACGCCGACGCAGGAAATCGACTTTTGCGGCCATGCGACGGTCGCGCTGGGGCTGAGGTTGGCGCAGGAGGGGCGCTGGGCGGGCGAGGCGCTCGCGCTGGAAACGCTGGTGGGGCGGGTGCCGCTGCGACTCGAACAGGGCACGGCGGGCGACTGCCGGGTCTGGATGGCGCAGCAGGCACCGGAGACGCGCCGGGTGGGGCGGGAGGTGCGCCGGGAACTGGCGGCCGCCCTGGGCATCGACGAGCGGATGATTCACCGGGGCCTGCCCCTCGCGGCGGCGAGCACGGGGCTGTGGAGCGTGTTCGTACCCGTGATCGACCGGCTGGTGCTGGACGGGATGGAGCCGGATCTGGCGGCCATTCACCGGCTGTCGGACGCTCTGGGGGTGAGCAGCGTGTATGCCTACGCGCCCGTGGGCGTGGGGCGCTTCGCGGCGCGGGACTTTGCCCCGGCGGTGGGGATTCCGGAAGACCCGGTGACGGGGAGCGCGGGCGGGGCGCTGTTCGCGCTGCTGGCGGGGGAAGGCGCGCTGCCGGTGCGGTCCGGCCGGACCTGCGGGGTGGTGTACCAGGGCCACAGCCTGGGCACGCCCGGCGAGGTGGAGGTGGAGGTCACCGTGGAGGGCCAGCGGGTGCGGGACGTGCAGGTGGGGGGGTGCGCGGTCCTGAACCACGAGGGGGAGTGGGTGCCGGGCCGTTGAGGCCTGTGCCGAGCGCCAGCGGGTGAACGCGCGTACACTGCCCGGATGCTCGGCCTCCTGTGCGTGGATGTGGACGGAACCCTGATCGGCTCGGACAACGTGGTTCGGGAGGACGTGTGGGCGGCCCTGGCCGACGCGCGGGCGCGGGGGATGCGGGTGGCGCTGTGCAGCGGGCGGCCTGCCTTCGGCAACGCGCTGGACTATGCCCGGCGGCTGGACCCGGACGGCTGGCACGTCTTTCAGAACGGGGCGTCGGTGGTCAATGTGGGGGGCGGCGAGAGCCTCAGCGAGGGGTTGCCGGAAGAGGGGCTGGCCCTGCTGCTGGACCGGGCGGAGGCCACCGGGCGGCTGCTGGAGGTGTACACCGACCGGGACTACGGCTTCACGGTGCCGGGGGACCTCGCGCGGCGGCACGCGGAGCTGCTGGGGCTGACCTACGAGGTGAGGTCCCCCCACGAGCTGACGGGCACGCGGGTGCGGGCGCAGTGGGTGGTGCCGCACGCGCAGGGCGCAGAGGTGGTGGCGGAACCGCATCCGGGGCTGGACCTGCACCCGGCGGGCAGCCCGGCGATGCCGGACACGCTGTTCGTGTCGGTCACGCGGGCGGGCGTGAGCAAGGGCAGCGCGGTGACGCGGGTGGCGGGAGCCTACGGGGTGCCCATGCACCGGGTGATGATGGTGGGCGACGGGCACAACGACGTGACGGCGATGCGGGTGGTCGGGCATCCGGTGGCGATG from Deinococcus sp. HSC-46F16 encodes:
- the pgk gene encoding phosphoglycerate kinase; translation: MQTLDQLNVQGGRVLVRVDYNVPVKDGAVQDRTRVTASLTTLRELLDGGASVVLMSHFGRPKSGPEAKYSLGPVAPVLEDELGRPVRFIASLPGSDETLEAVRQLQPGEVALLENVRFEAGEEKNDPALSERLARLGDAFVLDAFGSAHRAHASVSGVAALLPHAAGRLLQREVEALSRLTENPESPYVVIIGGAKVSDKIKVIENLLPKVDRMLIGGGMMFTFIKARGGQIGNSLVEDDQVEYARGLLAEYGEKLTLPTDAVAADRFAADAQTQVVPADQIPDGWMGLDIGPDTVRAYAEALQGAKTVFWNGPMGVFEFGAFAAGTNAVAAVVAGLKDQAYTVVGGGDSVSAINQSGRAEQIDHISTGGGASLELLEGKALPGVEAMK
- the tpiA gene encoding triose-phosphate isomerase, which produces MTAAPVGPRTLLALNWKMNKTPTEARAWGRELAGEYRRGTAEVAVMAPAISLYGLKEALPGGVDIGGQDVSAHESGAYTGEISAAMLRDAECTYVIVGHSERREYHGETDAEVAAKARQAQAHGLTPIVCVGEGLDVRERGEHVAHTLGQLRGSLDGVDERVVVAYEPVWAIGTGKTATAGDAEEMAAAIRGALREQYGDLADGLRVLYGGSVKPDNVASICGQPNVNGALVGGASLKVPDVLGMLAALE
- the asnS gene encoding asparagine--tRNA ligase; this encodes MTSSIGDLRQHVGETVTLSAWLTDKSGKGKIQFLKLRDGTGFVQATVFKNDVPEEVFESAKRLTQEQAITLVGEVRADERAPGGVELAVRDLSPISENRDEYPITPKEHGIEFLLDQRHLWLRHRRPWAVVRVRDSVQRAVIDFFHGEGFVRFDAPFFTPNAAEGTTELFEIDLFGEDKAYLSQTGQLHAEAGALAFGKVYTFGPTFRAEKSKTRRHLLEFWMVEPEVAPSNHAENMALQERLVSFIVRRVLEECPAELALLGRDVEKLRGAAEGNYPRVTYTEALEIIRRHIEEGDLPDNVQEGVQPVEWGDDLGAPHETILGHHFDRPVMVERYPAAIKAFYMQPDPEDGRLALCDDMIAPEGYGEIIGGSERIHDYDLLRSRIEHEGLPLEAFDWYLDLRRYGSVPHAGFGMGLERVIAWITGIDHIREAIPFPRMLTRMTP
- a CDS encoding PhzF family phenazine biosynthesis isomerase, translated to MIAYCEVSAFTDTPGSGNRAGVVLDADGLSEGQMQALAAFLGVPETVFVTRWGDGTARVRYFTPTQEIDFCGHATVALGLRLAQEGRWAGEALALETLVGRVPLRLEQGTAGDCRVWMAQQAPETRRVGREVRRELAAALGIDERMIHRGLPLAAASTGLWSVFVPVIDRLVLDGMEPDLAAIHRLSDALGVSSVYAYAPVGVGRFAARDFAPAVGIPEDPVTGSAGGALFALLAGEGALPVRSGRTCGVVYQGHSLGTPGEVEVEVTVEGQRVRDVQVGGCAVLNHEGEWVPGR
- a CDS encoding Cof-type HAD-IIB family hydrolase — encoded protein: MLGLLCVDVDGTLIGSDNVVREDVWAALADARARGMRVALCSGRPAFGNALDYARRLDPDGWHVFQNGASVVNVGGGESLSEGLPEEGLALLLDRAEATGRLLEVYTDRDYGFTVPGDLARRHAELLGLTYEVRSPHELTGTRVRAQWVVPHAQGAEVVAEPHPGLDLHPAGSPAMPDTLFVSVTRAGVSKGSAVTRVAGAYGVPMHRVMMVGDGHNDVTAMRVVGHPVAMGNADAEARAAGRYHVGHVDAGGLLEAVELARRL